In one window of Caenimonas aquaedulcis DNA:
- a CDS encoding ATP-binding cassette domain-containing protein, whose translation MSLIQLEAVDLHFGSVQALHGIDLRVARGERLALIGANGSGKSTLLRLLHGLLAPTRGSVLHDSGTPQAMLFQRPYMLRTTAVNNVALGLWIRGTPWKKAREAALLALGRVGLFEVALRGARELSGGQQQRLALARAWALKPGVLFLDEPTSSLDPHAKREVEALMADFAQGGMTLVFASHNLGQVKRLATRVVYLEQGRILADLPVQDFFDRTRLRESSRAADLFLKGELA comes from the coding sequence AGGCGCTGCACGGCATCGACCTGCGCGTGGCGCGCGGCGAGCGCCTCGCGCTCATCGGCGCCAACGGCAGCGGCAAGAGCACGCTGCTGCGCCTCCTGCACGGCCTGCTCGCGCCCACGCGCGGCTCGGTGCTGCACGACAGCGGCACGCCCCAGGCCATGCTGTTCCAGCGGCCCTACATGCTGCGCACCACCGCCGTGAACAACGTCGCGCTGGGGTTGTGGATTCGCGGCACGCCGTGGAAGAAGGCGCGGGAGGCCGCCTTGCTCGCGCTCGGCCGGGTCGGGCTGTTCGAGGTGGCGCTGCGCGGCGCGCGCGAACTGTCGGGCGGGCAGCAGCAGCGCCTCGCGCTCGCGCGCGCCTGGGCACTGAAGCCGGGCGTCCTGTTCCTCGACGAGCCGACTTCCAGCCTCGATCCGCATGCCAAGCGCGAGGTCGAGGCGCTGATGGCGGATTTCGCGCAGGGCGGCATGACGCTCGTGTTCGCGAGCCACAACCTGGGCCAGGTCAAGCGCCTGGCCACGCGCGTGGTGTACCTGGAGCAGGGCCGCATCCTCGCGGACCTGCCGGTGCAGGATTTTTTCGATCGCACGCGCCTGCGCGAGAGCTCCCGCGCGGCCGATCTGTTCCTCAAGGGAGAGCTGGCGTGA
- a CDS encoding extracellular solute-binding protein has translation MAAALWFAAAARAETITVASTTSTEQSGLFGHLIPEAKKATGLDIKVVSVGTGQAIDIARRGDADVLFVHDQAAEEKFVAEGGSRKRYPVMYNDFVVVGPKPDPAGVRGRDILAALKKIAAANAPFISRGDKSGTHAAELRYWSQAGAAGKGAGYRECGCGMGPALNIGSSSNAYVLTDRGTWLSFGNRGDLAVLVEGDKRLFNQYGVMVVNPAKYPKLNAAGAQKFVDWITSPAGQGVIANYRIGGEQLFFPNAAKLTAPAPPT, from the coding sequence ATGGCCGCAGCCCTGTGGTTCGCCGCCGCGGCGCGCGCGGAGACGATCACCGTGGCGTCCACCACGTCCACCGAACAGTCGGGCCTGTTCGGGCACCTGATTCCCGAGGCGAAGAAGGCGACCGGCCTGGACATCAAGGTGGTCTCCGTCGGAACCGGGCAGGCCATCGACATCGCGAGGCGCGGCGATGCGGACGTGCTCTTCGTGCACGACCAGGCGGCGGAGGAGAAGTTCGTCGCGGAGGGAGGCTCGCGCAAGCGCTACCCGGTCATGTATAACGATTTCGTCGTGGTCGGCCCGAAACCCGACCCGGCCGGCGTGCGCGGCAGGGACATCCTCGCGGCGCTGAAGAAGATCGCCGCCGCCAACGCGCCCTTCATCTCCCGCGGCGACAAGAGCGGCACCCATGCCGCCGAGCTGCGCTACTGGTCGCAGGCGGGAGCGGCCGGCAAGGGCGCGGGCTACCGGGAATGCGGCTGCGGCATGGGGCCGGCCCTGAACATCGGAAGTTCCTCGAACGCCTATGTGCTCACGGACCGCGGCACCTGGCTGAGCTTCGGCAATCGCGGCGACCTCGCGGTGCTCGTCGAAGGCGACAAGCGGCTCTTCAACCAGTACGGCGTGATGGTGGTGAATCCCGCGAAGTACCCGAAACTGAACGCGGCCGGGGCGCAGAAGTTCGTCGACTGGATCACCTCGCCGGCGGGGCAGGGCGTGATCGCGAACTACCGCATCGGCGGCGAGCAGCTGTTCTTCCCGAACGCCGCGAAACTCACTGCACCAGCGCCACCGACTTGA